In the Moraxella osloensis genome, one interval contains:
- a CDS encoding sialate O-acetylesterase, producing MPLGRIILNNKLADEVTFMPIGVGATTVNDWLPNGRAYPKLQKAMSVIKSKQIKFDYIFWHQGSSDIGTPSSIYQKRFNSFASQVIKLGDLRSSKWIIARHSKCFGQVDEKLWKAQTDIARMDDHIRFFIGPDTNSLGDEYRFDTCHLNQQGQEKMATLWLESLKNAKKNENAFRKETMLNIFSKINF from the coding sequence ATGCCATTAGGTAGAATAATATTAAATAATAAATTAGCTGATGAAGTTACTTTTATGCCAATAGGGGTAGGAGCAACAACAGTAAATGATTGGTTACCTAATGGGAGAGCTTACCCTAAACTGCAAAAAGCAATGTCAGTTATTAAAAGTAAACAAATAAAATTTGATTATATTTTTTGGCATCAAGGTTCTTCAGATATTGGTACACCATCAAGCATATATCAAAAACGCTTTAATTCATTTGCAAGCCAAGTTATAAAATTAGGAGATTTACGTTCGTCAAAGTGGATTATTGCTAGACATTCAAAATGCTTTGGGCAGGTTGATGAAAAGCTTTGGAAAGCTCAAACTGATATTGCACGAATGGATGATCACATTAGATTTTTCATTGGTCCAGATACTAACAGTCTTGGAGATGAATACAGATTTGATACATGTCATCTAAATCAACAAGGGCAGGAAAAAATGGCTACGTTATGGCTTGAGTCTTTAAAAAATGCTAAAAAAAATGAAAATGCCTTTAGAAAAGAAACCATGCTAAATATTTTTTCGAAAATAAATTTTTAA